One stretch of Plasmodium yoelii strain 17X genome assembly, chromosome: 5 DNA includes these proteins:
- a CDS encoding O-sialoglycoprotease, giving the protein MGEISKKKMYILGMEGSANKLGISIIDEEMKILVNMRRTYVSEIGCGFIPREINAHHKYYIIDMIKDCLNKLKIKITNIGLICYTKGPGIGSALYVAYNISKLFSLLFNIPVIGVNHCIAHIEMGIFITKLYHPIILYVSGSNTQIIYYNNYKKKYEIIGETLDIAIGNVIDRSARILQISNSPSPGYNVELWARKKKLLRLLQKIEAKEGGTCVKQANGKTYQHGQHGQHSNDVGGDGGGDALASSPKDGSSVKFSKKENQLQSAIYYNELLQFPYTIKGMDISFSGYDFYISKYFSKYINKNSKKGNPQYKNNKKKGTNQINKDEDNKKKQKINENMSPQNYNNQNATIVNDDTLTLEEELCQDYKNGDKAGTNPNHGQEDPNKSSDKPGTNPNHGQEDPNKSSDKAVTNPNHVSPNYSFLHGMKGSSYYEENIVYKNENKQNYGQNSEYSDDNCSIETSSDYYEKELEENISEEVEALKLSDEEKRKIQICYSLQHHIFSMLIEITERAIAFTNSKEVIIVGGVGCNVFLQNMMKKMAKQKNIKIGFMDHSYCVDNGAMIAYTGYIEYLNSKNKNNFNFDNISIHQRYRTDDVYVTWR; this is encoded by the coding sequence ATGGGGGaaatttccaaaaaaaaaatgtatattttagGAATGGAAGGAAGTGCTAATAAGTTAGgaataagtataatagatGAAGAAATGAAGATACTTGTAAATATGAGAAGAACATATGTATCAGAAATAGGATGTGGTTTTATTCCTAGAGAAATAAATGCTcatcataaatattatataattgataTGATAAAAGattgtttaaataaattaaaaataaaaataacaaatatagGATTAATATGTTATACTAAAGGACCAGGTATTGGTTCAGCATTATATGTagcatataatatatcaaaattattttctttattatttaacaTACCAGTTATAGGGGTAAATCATTGTATTGCTCATATAGAAATGGGAATAtttattacaaaattatatcatccaattattttatatgttagTGGAAGTAACacacaaattatatattataataattataaaaaaaaatatgaaataatagGAGAAACTTTAGATATTGCTATTGGAAATGTTATTGATAGATCTGCTCGAATTTTACAAATTTCAAATTCCCCATCTCCTGGATATAATGTAGAATTATGGgctcgaaaaaaaaaactattaaGATTATTACAAAAGATTGAGGCAAAAGAAGGGGGAACTTGTGTTAAGCAGGCCAATGGGAAAACTTATCAACATGGGCAACATGGGCAACACAGCAATGATGTTGGTGGTGATGGTGGTGGCGACGCGTTGGCTTCTAGCCCCAAAGATGGTTCTTCAGTAAAATTTagtaaaaaagaaaatcaGCTACAATCtgctatatattataatgaacTATTACAATTCCCATATACAATTAAAGGTATGGACATATCTTTTAGTGGATacgatttttatattagcaaatatttttcaaaatatataaataaaaatagcaaaaaGGGTAATCctcaatataaaaataataagaaaaaagGAACCAATCAAATTAATAAAGatgaagataataaaaaaaaacaaaaaataaatgaaaatatgtctccacaaaattataataatcaaaatgCAACTATTGTAAATGATGACACTCTAACTTTGGAAGAAGAGCTATGCCaagattataaaaatggtgaTAAAGCAGGCACGAATCCAAACCATGGCCAAGAAGACCCGAACAAAAGTAGCGATAAACCAGGCACGAATCCAAACCATGGCCAAGAAGACCCAAACAAAAGTAGCGATAAAGCAGTTACGAACCCAAACCATGTATCACCCAATTATAGTTTCTTACACGGAATGAAAGGAAGCTCTTAttatgaagaaaatattgtatataaaaatgaaaacaaacaaaattatGGTCAAAATAGTGAATATTCTGATGATAATTGTTCAATAGAAACAAGTTCAGATTATTATGAAAAAGAAttagaagaaaatatatctgaAGAAGTTGAAGCTTTAAAATTAagtgatgaagaaaaaagaaaaattcaaatatgtTATAGTTTACAACATCATATATTTAGTATGCTAATTGAAATAACTGAAAGAGCTATTGCATTTACAAATAGTAAAGAAGTAATTATTGTAGGGGGTGTTGGATGTAATGTATTTCTtcaaaatatgatgaaaaaaatggcaaaacaaaaaaatataaaaatcggGTTTATGGATCATAGTTATTGTGTAGATAATGGTGCTATGATTGCTTATACTGgatatatagaatatttaaattcaaaaaataaaaataattttaattttgataatatatCTATTCATCAGCGATATCGAACAGATGATGTTTATGTTACATGGCGATAA
- a CDS encoding heptatricopeptide repeat and RAP domain-containing protein, putative — protein MGLLRPRERVIVNAIRRESRIKYKAKRMHKRFRSWAQQRVREYWLPMNVCLTSQVNLMDGQYISACVQKAATLRKHDYGLWKGYSERILEISNTLTPQQIGYIFYGMGKSGFLNMPFYNIFLNNVENCLDNFYSHPLMCVAWALNRLQIRNEEFLKKLCKCVINKFDEIRIKDLIKINTSIAKLGINDKNYKSFINKNIVNKLETIFAQDFRNVINDVTLINLYDDEVKKYILTRFSNMFICARPQHYKSAYKSAVSIRVLYPHVWDALTNKVKSFYVRLSMRRIPESPRIPSEFQWEVSDCLAKLGVGHRNTFLWGCYYIDIGETNEKRNCWFIDGPSSFYTSTNQYTESVKLQHRILYDLGWNIRRIVWIDWLNMGNDISKKIEFIKKQRNNEPLGKNLIHTPVIHPDEIASKLKELKLYKTNKEMEKYKNKEQIELNI, from the coding sequence ATGGGGCTTCTGAGACCAAGAGAACGTGTTATTGTAAATGCTATAAGGAGGGAAAGTAGGATAAAATATAAAGCGAAACGTATGCATAAGCGATTTCGTTCATGGGCACAACAAAGAGTTAGAGAATATTGGCTACCTATGAATGTTTGCTTAACAAGTCAGGTAAATTTAATGGATGGGCAATATATCTCAGCTTGTGTGCAAAAAGCAGCaacactaagaaaacatgATTATGGATTGTGGAAAGGATATAGTGAACGAATATTAGAAATTTCGAATACATTAACACCACAACAAATaggttatatattttatggaaTGGGTAAAAGTGGGTTTTTAAATATgccattttataatatatttttaaataatgtagAAAATTGTTTAGATAATTTTTATAGCCATCCATTAATGTGTGTAGCATGGGCATTAAATAGATTGCAAATAAGAAATGaagaatttttaaaaaaattatgtaaatgtgttataaataaatttgatgAAATTCGAATAAaagatttaataaaaataaatacctCAATAGCTAAACTAGGaattaatgataaaaattataaaagttttataaacaaaaatatagtCAATAAATTAGAAACAATTTTTGCACAAGATTTTAGAAACGTTATAAATGATGTTacattaattaatttatatgatgATGAagtcaaaaaatatatattaacacgATTTagtaatatgtttatatgtGCAAGACCACAGCATTATAAAAGTGCATACAAATCGGCAGTATCTATAAGAGTATTATATCCACATGTATGGGATGCATTAACAAATAAAGTGAAAAGTTTTTATGTTAGATTAAGTATGAGAAGAATTCCTGAAAGCCCTAGAATACCATCAGAATTTCAATGGGAAGTATCTGATTGTTTAGCTAAACTTGGGGTTGGACATagaaatacatttttatggGGTTGTTATTATATTGATATTGGAGAAACtaatgaaaaaagaaattgtTGGTTTATTGATGGTCCTTCATCTTTTTACACATCAACAAATCAATATACAGAATCTGTTAAATTACAACATCgaattttatatgatttagGATGGAATATTAGAAGAATTGTTTGGATTGATTGGTTAAACATGGGAAATGatatttctaaaaaaatcgaatttataaaaaagcaAAGAAATAATGAACCATTAggaaaaaatttaatacatACTCCAGTTATACATCCTGATGAAATTGCCTCAAAATTGAAGGagttaaaattatataaaaccaataaagaaatggaaaaatataaaaacaaagaaCAAATAGAGTTGAATATCTAA
- a CDS encoding RNA methyltransferase encodes MKNGNNFEDDKERDGKTKMYVIIYNIGKKKNIGNIVRSCVAFNVSEIFVVGRNKKETSFFGSMGTHGYIRIRYFSNMIELKEYLNDNNILLYGCEITNQSIPITKQPFVKNKDTAFLFGNEGTGISDQIIKMCDKIIYIPQYGNGIASLNVSVSCAIILQTFAVWANYIEVDIKGNKFIIQERQNKLNNYLNPSEELIKEINDKRTIREIKKKEIQLANLDNLEFLF; translated from the coding sequence ATGAAGAAtggaaataattttgaaGATGACAAAGAAAGAGATGGCAAAACTAAAATGTatgtaattatatataatatagggaaaaaaaaaaacattggAAATATTGTACGAAGTTGTGTTGCATTTAATGTTAGTGAGATATTCGTAGTCGGgcgaaataaaaaagaaaccAGTTTTTTTGGTAGTATGGGAACACATGGATATATAAGAATAagatatttttcaaatatgatagaattaaaagaatatttaaatgataacaatatattattatatggatGTGAAATAACAAACCAATCTATTCCTATTACTAAACAACCATTTgtgaaaaataaagatacAGCATTTTTATTTGGAAATGAAGGTACAGGAATTAGTGaccaaataataaaaatgtgtgataaaattatttatataccaCAATATGGAAATGGCATTGCTTCTTTAAATGTTTCAGTTTCTTGTGCAATCATTTTACAAACCTTTGCTGTATGGGCTAATTATATAGAAGTAGATATTAAaggaaataaatttattattcaaGAGCgtcaaaataaattaaataattatttaaaccCTTCTGAAGAgttaataaaagaaattaaTGATAAAAGAACAATTCgagagataaaaaaaaaagaaatccAACTAGCCAATTTGGATAATttagaatttttattttga
- a CDS encoding 26S proteasome regulatory subunit RPN9, putative: MSSGEEMNKMLNENENDLLNELEKKYSFIELKEIKKYKEKKHYHELTLEIQKFVNTKNIEDRDKFRLFYTYLSPIIKKIKKTIYAELLYIVTNNFDAEWTINYIKESEKNLENDKDAIIIYRCILILKYTKLNDFKSCENEIEFTKNMLQGVIGLNIIAHKFYNFALMNYYKALNKSELFVKYALLYLAYTPLNNLDESEQIEIGTHICIYSIISEDVYNIGEIIQLPLINVCIKNNEQNNWLYKLIYAYNEGSIDMFNDVVKQYKDNIQNSLLKNYEQNMIKKITLLALMDLAFKKKKQRSDIFFSEISQHCKVDINQVEKMLITAKSKNILSCQINEIQKSVKITWVKPRVLNNEKIYLMKESIDKWIVHSKNLLSYVEDLSVELLVS; encoded by the coding sequence ATGAGCTCGGGTGaagaaatgaataaaatgCTAAACGAAAATGAAAACGATTTATTAAATGagttagaaaaaaaatacagttttatcgaacttaaggaaataaaaaaatacaaagaAAAAAAGCATTATCATGAATTAACATTGGAAATTCAGAAATTTGTAAATACAAAGAATATAGAAGATAGAGATAAATTTCGTTTAttttatacttatttatcaccaataataaaaaaaataaaaaaaacaatatatgctgaattattatatatagttacaaataattttgatgCAGAATGgacaataaattatataaaagaatcagaaaaaaatttagaaaatgataaagatgctataataatatatagatgtatattaatactaaaatatacaaaattaaatgattTCAAATCATGTGAAAATGAAATagaatttacaaaaaatatgttacAAGGAGTTATAGGTTTAAATATTATTGCacacaaattttataattttgcattaatgaattattataaagctttaaataaatcagaactatttgtaaaatatgcattattatatttggcTTATACAccattaaataatttagatGAATCTGAACAAATCGAAATAGGAacacatatatgtatttattctATTATTAGTGAagatgtatataatattggtGAAATTATACAACTACCTTTAATTAAtgtatgtataaaaaataatgaacaaaataattggttatataaattaatttatgcTTATAATGAAGGTAGTATTGATATGTTTAATGATGTAGTTAAACaatataaagataatatacaaaattcacttttaaaaaattatgaacaaaatatgattaaaaaaattacattattAGCTTTAATGGATTTagcttttaaaaaaaaaaaacaaagatcagatatttttttttcagaaaTTTCACAACATTGTAAAGTTGATATAAACCAAGTTGAAAAAATGCTTATAACTGCAAAaagcaaaaatatattatcatgcCAAATTAATGAAATACAAAAATCTGTTAAAATTACATGGGTAAAACCAAGAGTTcttaataatgaaaaaatatatcttatgaAAGAAAGCATAGATAAATGGATAGTTCATTCAAAAAATCTTTTATCTTATGTAGAAGATTTATCAGTAGAATTATTAGTATCTTAA
- a CDS encoding transcription initiation protein Spt4 1-related, which produces MATPKGRKKSDMKKIDESFVEHGDSVKKSRNTGQDDKALKLRACLSCRLLRTEAEFYQSGCTNCKFLQMTGDRHRIQDCTTENFSGFIAITTPTKSWIAQYNDLSKYNPGFYALQVVGELPESIRDLKSSY; this is translated from the exons ATGGCAACTCCAAAAg gAAGGAAAAAATCAGacatgaaaaaaattgatgAGTCATTCGTAGAACATGG AGACTCAGTTAAAAAATCGAGGAATACTGGACAGGATGATAAGGCTTTAAAGCTGCGCGCATGTTTATCTTGTCGTTTATTACGAACTGAAGCCGAA TTTTACCAAAGCGGGTGTACCAATTGTAAATTTTTACAAATGACGGGAGACAGACATAGAATACAAGATTGTACAACAGAAAATTTTAGTGGGTTTATAGCTATAACTACTCCTACAAAATCTTGGATAGCTCAATATAATGACCTTAGCAAATATAATCCAGGTTTTTATGCTTTACAGGTTGTAGGAGAATTACCTGAATCGATAAGAGACTTAAAGTCAAGCTActaa
- a CDS encoding pre-mRNA-splicing factor ATP-dependent RNA helicase PRP22, putative, which produces MDGLKKINLIQKINEKLYDHLGIEDDNLTEFLIFLCEKSTCLEEFCKEVFENGGEIEQSVLKNIYNLIKQSNTEINDDKNVNKQSVGNGKDSNYNHVSKEIQQIEKKNEKMKKFGCLSIKNTTNLPPLTDQSSEEEEEEKGGGKGEKYKNKGRDKDREEEKGEKLADKDRGRDRDRGKRKDKDRDNWADREDKKSRESKYGSDDVRNIKKVKYDENSEDDYRALKINNIFSGKIKKITDFGMFVSFKTREGYKEGLVHITDIEKNNKRINLNDKFKRNMIVKVKIKGIFGEKISLNMSEVDQKTGKNLANNNKEENNDENKTCYFGNNDDNEFKHKKNKNKNNKYYEHLDDPKEAIKYESVIKMKSDYSKWEIQQLIKSGIVYDENIKNEYKNLKNEEKIDDEEEIIEIEVSEKEPNFLKGQTTKAGANLSPIQIIVNSEGTLAKAITTTSALTKERKEQKKNEQNALFDSIPKDISRPWEDPNPNLGERTIAEALKNVGKNYDLPDWKKNYINNNISIGIKNPLPLTEQREKLPIYNLKQDLMKAIKKNNVLIVIGETGSGKTTQIPQYLHEAKYTEHGIVGCTQPRRVAAMSIAKRVSEEFGCILGQEVGYSIRFDDCTSTDTIIKYLTDGMLLREALSDTMLSRYSFIILDEAHERTISTDILFCLLKDVIKKRSDFKLIVTSATLDAEKFSAYFFNSPIFTIPGKIFPVEILHSKEPESDYVEACLITVLNIHLNEHPGDILVFLTGQEEINTACEILHERMKKLENMSPPPLIILPIYSSLPSEMQSIIFEPAPPGCRKCILATNIAEASLTIDGIFFVIDPGFCKIKKYDSKRDMDSLIIAPISKANAKQRAGRAGRTGPGKCYRLYTEEAYKNEMAETSVPEIQRINLGSIVLLLKALGVNDFLHFDFMDSPSIETLIYSLESLYYLGALDDNGYLTKLGKKMSNFPMEPNLSKILLTSINFNCTDDICTIVSMISVQNIFYRPQNKILLADKKKNKFIMPQGDLITYLNIYNKWKENSFSNYWCHENFIQSRALKRAQDVRKQLLSIFEKYNYQVKKRENDISNSTNYVNICKSICSGYFNHVCKRDNQQGYTTLLTNQQVFIHPSSTLFSKNPLFVVYHELVLTNKEYIRDCTIIQPQWLIQLAPNLFIPADEKKISKIKLREKIEPLHNYYEEPNAWRLSRRKG; this is translated from the exons atggatgggttaaagaaaataaatttgattcaaaaaataaatgaaaagtTATATGACCATTTAGGAATCGAAGATGATAATTTAAcagaatttttaatttttttatgtgaGAAATCTACATGTTTAGAAGAGTTTTGTAAGGAGGTCTTTGAAAATGGTGGAGAGATCGAACAATCAGtgcttaaaaatatttacaatttaataaaacaatCAAACACTGaaataaatgatgataaaaatgttaataaacaATCTGTGGGAAATGGAAAGGACAGCAATTATAATCATGTTTCAAAAGAAATTCAAcaaatcgaaaaaaaaaatgaaaaaatgaaaaagttTGGATGCTTATCAATTAAAAACACCACCAATCTGCCCCCCCTCACTGACCAGAGTAgcgaagaagaagaagaagaaaaggGGGGGGGAAAGGGGGAAAAGTACAAAAACAAGGGCAGGGACAAGGACAGGGAAGAAGAAAAGGGGGAAAAGTTGGCAGACAAGGACAGGGGCAGAGACAGGGACAGGGGCAAGAGGAAAGACAAGGACAGAGACAATTGGGCAGACCGAGAGGACAAAAAGAGTAGAGAATCGAAATATGGGTCGGATGATGTaagaaatataaagaaaGTAAAATACGACGAAAATAGTGAAGATGATTATAGAgcattaaaaattaataatatatttagtgggaaaataaaaaagattaCAGATTTTGGAATGTTTGTTTCGTTTAAAACGAGAGAAGGATATAAAGAAGGGTTAGTACATATAAcagatattgaaaaaaataataaaagaataaatttaaatgataaatttaaaagGAATATGATTGTTAAAGTTAAAATAAAAGGAATATTTGGGGAAAAAATTAGTTTAAATATGTCGGAGGTTGATCAAAAAACTGGTAAAAATTTAgctaataataataaggaagaaaataatgatgaaaataaaacatgttATTTTggtaataatgatgataatgaatttaaacataaaaaaaataaaaataaaaataataaatattatgaacatTTGGATGATCCAAAAGAagcaataaaatatgaaagtgtgataaaaatgaaaagtgATTATTCAAAATGGGAAATacaacaattaataaaaagtgGAATAgtatatgatgaaaatataaaaaatgaatataaaaatttaaaaaatgaagaaaaaatagaTGATGAAGAAGAAATTATTGAAATAGAAGTTAGTGAAAAAGAAcccaattttttaaaaggtCAAACTACAAAAGCAGGTGCAAATTTATCACCTATACAAATTATTGTAAACAGTGAAGGAACATTAGCTAAAGCAATAACAACAACATCAGCATTAACTAAAGAAAgaaaagaacaaaaaaaaaatgaacaaaatgcaCTTTTTGATTCTATACCTAAAGATATAAGTAGACCTTGGGAAGATCCTAATCCAAATTTAGGAGAAAGAACAATAGCAGAAGCATTAAAAAATGTcggaaaaaattatgatttaccagattggaaaaaaaattatataaataataatatttcaattgGTATCAAAAATCCATTACCTTTAACTGAACAAAGAGAAAAATTAcctatttataatttaaaacaagATTTAATGAaagctataaaaaaaaataatgttctTATAGTTATTGGTGAGACAGGAAGTGGGAAAACAACACAAATACCTCAATATTTACATGAAGCCAAATATACAGAACATGGGATTGTAGGATGCACACAACCAAGAAGAGTTGCTGCTATGTCAATTGCAAAAAGAGTCAGTGAAGaatttggttgcatattagGACAAGAAGTTGGATACTCTATACGTTTTGATGATTGCACTTCTACCGAtactataattaaatatttaacgGATGGTATGCTTTTAAGAGAAGCCCTAAGTGACACTATGCTTTCCAGATACTCTTTTATAATA CTTGATGAGGCTCACGAAAGAACAATCTCAACGGATATTCTGTTTTGTCTCCTAAAg gATGTTATTAAAAAGAGATCTGATTTCAAACTCATCGTCACATCTGCTACTTTAGATGCAGAAAAATTCTCAGCGTACTTTTTCAATTCTCCCATTTTTACAATTCCAGGAAAAATCTTTCCAGTCGAG ATCCTGCATTCTAAGGAACCCGAAAGTGATTACGTAGAGGCATGTCTGATCACAGTTTTAAATATCCACTTAAATGAGCATCCTGGAGATATTTTAGTATTTTTGACAGGACAAGAAGAAATTAATACAGCTTGTGAAATATTACATGAACGTATGAAAAAGTTAGAAAATATGTCTCCACCAcctttaattatattaccaatatattCATCACTTCCATCAGAAATGCAGAGTATCATATTTGAGCCTGCACCACCAGGATGTAGAAAATGTATATTAGCAACAAACATAGCAGAAGCTAGTTTAACAATAGAtggtatattttttgtaatagATCCTGgattttgtaaaataaaaaaatatgattctAAAAGAGATATGGATTCATTAATAATTGCTCCAATATCTAAAGCAAATGCTAAACAAAGAGCAGGTAGGGCTGGTAGAACTGGGCCTGGGAAATGTTATCGGCTTTATACTGAAGAGgcttataaaaatgaaatggCAGAAACTAGTGTTCCAGAAATACAACGAATAAATTTAGGAAGcatagtattattattaaaagcATTAGGTGTTAAtgattttttacattttgatTTTATGGATTCTCCATCTATTGAAACGCTTATATATTCTCTAGAAAGCTTATATTATTTAGGGGCATTAGATGATAATGGATATTTAACTAAAttaggaaaaaaaatgtcaaATTTTCCAATGGAACCTAATTTAtctaaaattttattaacatctattaattttaattgtaCTGATGATATATGTACTATTGTTAGTATGATCAGTGTtcagaatattttttatagacctcaaaataaaattttattagctgataaaaaaaaaaataaatttataatgcCACAAGGAGATCtaataacatatttaaatatttataataaatggaAAGAAAATAGTTTTTCAAATTATTGGTGtcatgaaaattttattcaatCAAGAGCATTAAAACGGGCTCAAGATGTTAGAAAACAGTTGTTAtctatttttgaaaaatataattatcaagttaaaaaaagagaaaatgaTATTAGCAATTCTACGAATTatgttaatatatgtaaaagtATATGTTCAGGATATTTTAACCATGTATGTAAAAGAGATAATCAACAAGGATATACAACATTATTAACAAATCAGCAAGTTTTTATACATCCATCTTCAACTCTTTTTAGTAAAAACCCATTATTTGTTGTATATCATGAACTTGTTTTAACCAATAAAGAATACATAAGAGATTGTACAATAATTCAGCCTCAATGGCTAATACAATTAGCACCTAACTTATTTATACCAgctgatgaaaaaaaaatatcaaaaattaaaCTTCGAGAAAAGATCGAACCAttacataattattatgagGAACCTAATGCTTGGCGATTATCTCGAAGAAAAGGAtaa
- a CDS encoding claudin-like apicomplexan microneme protein, putative, with protein sequence MPKVKKGKAIPPPMSKNATRVLNLIMAIGFISAIPQILTTFMTSWREGEPIEYKYMFRGSEHSLYVDYTYYGLYKVIYDDRHVETWTQRVQNMRNKGSESIQVGRNSEASGSLSLWTSACQEPCRNSIIKRIEAYERVSFISLVLLCGIVLACSLIVMSVGWNILFTKNILISMGCFMLSFIINGGIGTYWYYETDLSWNLVTKSQQFPFPKCSYSFYIFMITTCIYGLCFIGLLLLDLSNKNSQKKSYLNHGNNRNMMFEEGKGMAYQPLYDQNNMMMPRSASYSNMMHFGKGIDNYSPNFIPYNNNKMSMNNPMGMNMMGSNVGGYPGFRNMPSGMGNTNMMMSNQNMNPMFLPQMSRQFSYSSSPSMGNFGMMNFQNRNIQDMRNIPNQRGYSRMSFDINNPYGSQKQHMF encoded by the coding sequence atgccaaaagtaaaaaaaggaaaagcAATACCCCCCCCCATGTCAAAAAATGCTACAAGAGTTCTGAACTTAATAATGGCTATAGGGTTTATATCTGCAATACCTCAAATATTAACAACTTTTATGACCAGTTGGAGAGAAGGGGAACCaattgaatataaatatatgtttaggGGTAGTGAACATTCTTTATATGTtgattatacatattatggATTATATAAAGTAATATATGATGATAGGCATGTTGAAACATGGACACAGCGAGTTCAAAATATGAGAAATAAAGGTAGTGAAAGTATACAAGTAGGAAGAAATAGTGAAGCAAGTGGATCACTATCTTTATGGACATCGGCATGTCAAGAACCATGTAGAAATTCAATAATAAAACGTATAGAAGCATATGAAAGAgtatcatttatttcattgGTTTTATTATGTGGTATTGTTTTAGCATGTTCTCTTATTGTTATGTCTGTAGGAtggaatatattatttacaaaaaatattctaATATCAATGGGATGTTTTATGttatcttttattattaatggTGGAATAGGAACATATTGGTATTATGAAACAGATTTATCATGGAACTTAGTGACAAAATCTCAGCAATTTCCATTTCCAAAATGTtcatatagtttttatatttttatgataacAACTTGTATATATGGTTTATGTTTTATtggattattattattagatttatcaaataaaaattcacaaaaaaaatcatatctTAATCATGGAAATAATAGAAATATGATGTTTGAAGAAGGAAAAGGTATGGCCTATCAACCATTATatgatcaaaataatatgatgaTGCCAAGAAGTGCTAGTTATTCaaatatgatgcattttggAAAAGGAATTGATAATTATTCTCCTAATTTTATTCCATATAATAACAACAAAATGAGTATGAACAACCCTATGGGTATGAATATGATGGGAAGTAATGTTGGAGGCTATCCAGGGTTTAGAAATATGCCATCAGGAATGGGAAATACAAATATGATGATGTCTAATCAAAATATGAATCCAATGTTTTTACCACAAATGTCAAGACAATTTTCTTATTCAAGTTCCCCCTCAATGGGAAATTTTGGAATGATGAATTTTCAAAATAGAAATATTCAGGATATGCGAAATATCCCTAACCAAAGAGGGTATTCACGCATGAGCTTTGATATTAATAATCCGTATGGCTCGCAAAAGCAGCACATGTTCTGA